Proteins encoded in a region of the Paenibacillus sp. W2I17 genome:
- the thiM gene encoding hydroxyethylthiazole kinase, translating into MSYLERVRTQNPLVHNITNLVVAPFTANGLLALGASPFMAYAHEEVADVAKMSGAVVLNIGTLDEKVVQAIRLAGQSANAHHVPVVLDPVGAGATTYRTETVQMLVRELRLTVLRGNVAEVANVIGESWSIKGVDAGSGEGDRIGIAERAAHKLGCVVVITGKEDIITDGQSTFLTSNGHALLTQVTGAGCLLSSVIGAFTAIAESGADLIGSVVEALAFYGVAAELAAERTAHQGPGSFQIELLNQLAQVTPDLLAERAQIRQIRGGAV; encoded by the coding sequence ATGTCTTATCTGGAACGTGTTCGTACACAAAATCCGCTGGTACACAATATCACCAACCTTGTCGTGGCTCCCTTCACAGCCAATGGTCTGCTTGCACTAGGTGCGTCCCCTTTTATGGCCTATGCTCATGAAGAGGTCGCTGATGTCGCCAAGATGTCAGGTGCCGTGGTACTTAACATTGGTACACTCGATGAAAAAGTCGTTCAAGCGATTCGATTGGCTGGTCAATCAGCTAATGCGCATCACGTGCCTGTTGTGCTTGATCCCGTCGGCGCAGGCGCAACCACATATCGCACGGAAACCGTTCAGATGCTCGTTCGTGAACTACGCCTCACAGTACTGCGCGGCAATGTGGCGGAAGTCGCCAATGTCATCGGTGAGAGCTGGAGTATCAAAGGTGTGGATGCAGGATCAGGTGAGGGCGACCGAATCGGCATTGCGGAGCGGGCAGCGCATAAACTTGGCTGTGTCGTGGTCATTACCGGGAAAGAAGATATCATTACTGATGGACAATCCACATTCCTCACGAGTAATGGTCATGCCCTGCTCACTCAGGTTACAGGTGCTGGCTGTCTGCTCAGTTCGGTTATTGGTGCTTTTACAGCCATAGCGGAATCAGGAGCCGATCTTATAGGCAGTGTTGTTGAAGCGCTCGCGTTTTATGGTGTAGCAGCTGAACTGGCGGCAGAGCGGACAGCTCATCAGGGGCCGGGCAGCTTCCAGATTGAATTGTTAAATCAACTGGCACAAGTAACACCAGACCTCTTAGCAGAACGCGCACAGATCCGTCAGATCCGTGGAGGTGCAGTATGA
- the thiD gene encoding bifunctional hydroxymethylpyrimidine kinase/phosphomethylpyrimidine kinase, with amino-acid sequence MSIAQALTIAGSDNGGGAGIQADLKTFQELGAYGMTVITAIAAQNTTGVQGVFPIPYDGIAQQLDSTGEDFQPTATKTGMLYSAEIIRLVAEKWQQYRWSNLVIDPVMVAKGGAPLLQQEAVQALVTDLLPHALITTPNIPEAELLTGMSITNLSQREEAARRIVQMGSTYALVKGGHDEGSGMIVDVLYDGQSFHYLENVRVVTRHTHGTGCTYSAAITAELAKGSPVLAAVMTARAFIQAAIEDELGIGAGHGPTNHFAYQRRQRGEQ; translated from the coding sequence ATGAGCATTGCTCAAGCGCTAACCATTGCAGGCTCTGATAACGGGGGCGGCGCAGGAATTCAGGCCGATTTGAAAACATTCCAGGAGCTTGGCGCATACGGCATGACCGTTATTACCGCTATTGCTGCCCAAAATACAACAGGTGTGCAGGGCGTCTTTCCCATCCCTTACGATGGCATTGCCCAGCAGTTGGACTCGACCGGCGAAGACTTTCAACCAACCGCAACGAAGACCGGCATGTTATATAGTGCCGAGATTATTCGTCTAGTGGCTGAGAAATGGCAGCAATACCGTTGGTCGAATCTGGTCATCGACCCTGTGATGGTAGCCAAAGGCGGCGCCCCCCTTCTCCAGCAGGAAGCTGTACAGGCGTTGGTTACGGATCTGTTGCCCCATGCCCTGATCACAACACCTAATATACCGGAAGCGGAACTGCTTACCGGAATGTCTATCACGAATCTGAGTCAGCGAGAAGAAGCCGCAAGACGGATTGTACAGATGGGCTCAACGTATGCTTTGGTCAAAGGTGGTCATGATGAAGGAAGTGGCATGATCGTGGATGTGCTCTACGATGGGCAGTCTTTTCATTATCTGGAGAATGTTCGTGTGGTAACACGTCATACACACGGAACGGGATGCACATACTCTGCTGCGATCACCGCAGAGCTAGCAAAGGGTTCACCTGTTCTGGCTGCCGTTATGACCGCGCGAGCATTCATTCAGGCAGCCATCGAAGATGAGTTGGGGATTGGGGCCGGACATGGGCCGACAAATCATTTTGCGTATCAGCGCAGACAGCGGGGTGAGCAGTGA
- the thiE gene encoding thiamine phosphate synthase produces the protein MRPWDAEAVQRAMQVYLVMGSVNTTQDPVEVLRQAIAGGITLFQFREKGTGALVGEARITLAMRLREVCSQHGVPFIVNDDVELAVAVEADGVHVGQEDADAALVRARIGDGRMLGVSAHSVVEARRAVQAGADYLGVGPMYPTRSKADAHAVLGPAGVAELRAAGIAVPIVGIGGITPDTMAAVMAAGADGVAVISAIAGAADVRAAAAQFAGAVRGMQA, from the coding sequence ATGCGCCCTTGGGATGCAGAAGCGGTACAACGCGCGATGCAGGTGTATTTGGTGATGGGCAGCGTTAATACAACGCAAGACCCTGTGGAAGTGCTGCGCCAGGCCATTGCTGGCGGCATCACGCTGTTCCAGTTCCGTGAAAAGGGAACTGGCGCCCTGGTTGGCGAAGCTCGCATCACGCTTGCGATGCGGCTTCGCGAGGTGTGCAGCCAGCACGGGGTCCCGTTCATCGTGAACGATGATGTGGAGCTGGCTGTAGCGGTGGAGGCCGACGGCGTGCATGTCGGCCAGGAAGATGCGGACGCGGCGCTGGTACGCGCCCGCATTGGAGATGGGCGGATGCTTGGCGTATCCGCCCACTCCGTGGTTGAGGCGCGCCGTGCCGTGCAGGCGGGCGCCGACTACCTTGGCGTCGGGCCCATGTACCCGACGCGCTCCAAAGCGGATGCCCACGCTGTGCTGGGCCCCGCAGGGGTGGCGGAACTGCGCGCCGCAGGCATCGCAGTTCCGATTGTGGGTATCGGCGGCATTACGCCCGATACCATGGCCGCCGTGATGGCGGCTGGAGCCGACGGCGTAGCCGTCATCTCCGCCATCGCGGGCGCGGCCGACGTGCGCGCAGCGGCTGCGCAGTTCGCTGGGGCAGTGCGCGGGATGCAGGCGTAG
- a CDS encoding MerR family transcriptional regulator codes for MAMKVKEVAELASISVRTLHHYDEIGLLTPDEVTSAGYRLYSDANLERLQQILFFKELDFSLKEIKNIITNPSFNPEEALNMHRLILLEKRQRLDQMIATIDRTVLHVRGEIKMTAKEQFEGFDFSQNPYEQEARERWGDHAVDHANQKLHSQSGEKQKALSDQMNEIYKYLASLRHTEPASAEAQAGIQEWYTCLNQMGSYSPEAFRGLGQMYVDDERFTRNIDQFGDGLAVFMRDAMAVFADQNK; via the coding sequence ATGGCCATGAAGGTAAAAGAAGTTGCCGAACTTGCCTCGATCAGTGTGCGCACACTGCATCACTATGATGAGATCGGACTATTAACACCGGACGAAGTGACTTCTGCCGGGTATCGATTATATTCAGATGCCAACCTGGAACGGTTGCAGCAGATATTGTTTTTCAAGGAACTCGACTTCTCTCTGAAGGAGATCAAAAACATTATAACCAACCCCTCCTTCAATCCAGAAGAAGCACTAAACATGCATCGACTTATTCTATTGGAGAAGCGACAACGCTTGGACCAAATGATTGCTACCATCGATAGAACGGTTTTACACGTGAGAGGAGAGATTAAAATGACAGCCAAAGAACAATTCGAAGGGTTTGATTTTAGCCAGAATCCATATGAACAAGAAGCGCGGGAACGTTGGGGAGACCATGCCGTCGATCACGCAAATCAGAAGCTGCACAGTCAGTCGGGCGAGAAGCAGAAGGCTCTATCCGATCAAATGAACGAAATCTACAAATATCTGGCTTCACTTCGTCACACAGAACCAGCATCTGCCGAGGCACAGGCCGGTATTCAAGAATGGTACACTTGTCTAAACCAAATGGGAAGCTACTCGCCTGAAGCCTTCAGAGGACTTGGTCAGATGTACGTGGATGATGAACGCTTCACGCGTAATATTGATCAGTTTGGCGATGGTTTGGCAGTATTTATGAGAGATGCTATGGCTGTATTTGCTGACCAAAACAAATAA
- a CDS encoding deoxynucleoside kinase has translation MNNYGIPTNALITVAGTVGVGKSTLTAALAQRLNFKTSLEQVDHNPYLEKFYHDFERWSFHLQIYFLAERFKEQKKIFELGGGFVQDRSIYEDTGIFAQMHADQGTMSATDFETYSSLFEAMVMTPYFPHPDVLIYLEGSLPSILNRITERGREMEIQTDRSYWEHMHERYSVWIDQFTACPVLRLNIDEYDVHDPASVDAILAQIAAVIQPSKEVQR, from the coding sequence ATGAATAACTATGGCATTCCAACGAATGCATTAATTACGGTAGCAGGTACGGTTGGAGTGGGTAAATCCACGTTAACGGCTGCGCTTGCACAGCGTTTGAATTTCAAGACTTCTCTGGAACAAGTCGATCATAATCCATATTTGGAGAAGTTCTATCATGACTTTGAACGTTGGAGCTTCCATCTGCAGATTTATTTCCTGGCAGAGCGCTTCAAGGAACAGAAGAAGATTTTTGAACTGGGTGGGGGATTCGTTCAGGATCGTTCCATCTATGAAGATACGGGCATTTTTGCACAAATGCATGCGGATCAAGGAACCATGTCTGCTACAGATTTCGAGACATACAGCAGTTTGTTTGAAGCGATGGTAATGACACCGTATTTCCCACATCCAGACGTGCTGATCTATCTGGAAGGCAGTCTGCCTTCGATTTTAAACCGAATTACGGAACGTGGACGCGAGATGGAGATTCAGACGGATCGTTCGTACTGGGAGCATATGCACGAGCGCTATTCCGTGTGGATTGATCAGTTTACAGCTTGCCCTGTGCTGCGTCTGAACATTGATGAGTATGATGTGCATGATCCGGCATCGGTGGATGCCATTTTGGCACAGATTGCAGCTGTTATTCAGCCTTCCAAGGAAGTGCAAAGGTAA
- a CDS encoding deoxynucleoside kinase translates to MKSAPFIAVEGPIGAGKTTLATMLSHELNLPLVKEIVEENPFLASFYQDIDEWSFQLEMFFLCNRFKQLEDTGVHYVEQNTPVISDYHIYKNMIFADRTLKGTKRDKYRQIYHLLTDDLPKPNLVLYIEAELDTLMYRINKRGRSFEQDMDPAYMEQLIADYKTGMDYLANSSNPPVIIKVNAEQLDFVEHPEHFRQIVNQVKEYII, encoded by the coding sequence ATGAAATCAGCCCCGTTTATTGCCGTGGAAGGTCCGATCGGAGCGGGGAAAACAACGCTGGCAACGATGCTTTCCCATGAATTGAATCTTCCGTTAGTTAAAGAAATCGTAGAAGAGAATCCATTTCTGGCTTCCTTTTATCAGGATATCGACGAGTGGAGTTTCCAATTGGAAATGTTTTTTCTGTGTAATCGGTTTAAACAACTGGAGGACACGGGCGTTCATTATGTAGAGCAGAATACCCCAGTCATTTCAGACTATCATATCTATAAAAATATGATTTTTGCCGATCGTACCTTAAAGGGAACGAAACGGGATAAATATCGTCAAATCTATCATCTGTTAACAGATGATCTGCCAAAGCCCAATCTGGTGCTCTATATTGAAGCTGAACTTGATACGTTGATGTACCGCATTAACAAGCGTGGACGTTCATTTGAGCAGGACATGGACCCGGCATATATGGAACAACTGATCGCCGATTACAAAACAGGCATGGACTATCTGGCAAATAGCTCAAATCCGCCAGTAATCATTAAGGTCAATGCAGAGCAACTCGATTTTGTGGAACATCCTGAGCACTTCAGGCAAATTGTTAATCAGGTAAAGGAGTATATCATATGA